A genome region from Methanococcoides burtonii DSM 6242 includes the following:
- a CDS encoding AIM24 family protein, whose translation MPRYSIEEFVNETGQKDKGEGLFELERDRMLELNLNGRVWTKRGSMVAYLGNVKFTREGILEHGVGKLLKKAVTGEGISLTKAEGQGKVYLADAGKKISIINLDNEAIFVNGNDLLAFEETIGWDIKMMKKVTGIMAGGLFNVKLEGTGMVAITTHYDPVTLKVTKDTPVFTDPNATVAWSGNLSPDLKTDVSLKSFVGRSSGESIQMSFKGEGFVVIQPYEEIPFQQPVA comes from the coding sequence ATGCCAAGATATTCAATAGAAGAATTCGTAAACGAAACTGGACAAAAGGATAAAGGAGAAGGTTTATTCGAACTTGAACGCGACAGGATGCTCGAACTGAACCTTAATGGCCGTGTCTGGACCAAAAGGGGCTCAATGGTAGCATACCTTGGTAACGTCAAATTCACAAGAGAGGGTATACTGGAACACGGTGTCGGCAAACTTTTGAAAAAAGCAGTGACTGGAGAAGGTATAAGCCTCACAAAAGCAGAAGGACAGGGTAAAGTATACCTTGCAGATGCCGGAAAGAAGATATCCATAATAAACCTTGACAATGAAGCAATATTCGTTAACGGAAACGATCTTCTGGCATTCGAAGAAACTATAGGATGGGACATCAAGATGATGAAAAAAGTAACCGGCATAATGGCAGGCGGACTTTTTAATGTAAAGCTTGAAGGCACCGGAATGGTAGCCATAACCACACATTACGACCCAGTCACACTCAAAGTTACAAAGGATACACCAGTATTTACCGATCCAAACGCCACAGTTGCATGGTCCGGCAATCTTTCCCCCGACCTTAAAACAGATGTGTCATTAAAATCATTTGTCGGACGCTCAAGTGGCGAAAGTATACAGATGTCTTTCAAAGGTGAAGGATTTGTTGTGATCCAACCTTATGAAGAGATACCATTCCAGCAGCCAGTAGCATAA
- a CDS encoding UPF0280 family protein — MKEHFQLKETIVTIVADDQSYIELAKESIAVHRLKLEEYIRSDPYFKVTLEPYECSSDAPEVVKRLVAAGNSVGIGPMSAVAGTIAALAVGSMVDAGATSAIVDNGGDIAFLNDRPIVIGIYAGQSSIRNIGFTLEPSDHIRGICTSSGTVGPSINFGCADAAVVFSDDVSLADSAATELSNATGIGHEGVENAFDTISSIINIDGAVVIQGEHMGMWGTIPQITRADMQYECITKG; from the coding sequence ATGAAAGAACATTTTCAGTTAAAGGAAACTATCGTGACGATAGTTGCGGATGATCAGTCCTATATAGAGCTAGCGAAAGAGTCCATAGCCGTACACCGGCTGAAACTTGAGGAATACATCCGCTCTGATCCTTATTTTAAAGTAACTCTTGAACCCTATGAATGTTCAAGTGATGCTCCTGAAGTTGTCAAAAGGCTCGTTGCTGCCGGCAATTCCGTGGGCATCGGTCCCATGTCCGCAGTTGCGGGTACGATAGCGGCACTTGCAGTTGGATCAATGGTCGATGCCGGTGCGACTTCTGCAATTGTCGATAATGGGGGGGACATTGCGTTTCTCAACGACAGGCCTATAGTTATAGGGATATATGCCGGTCAGTCCTCTATAAGGAACATTGGGTTCACACTCGAGCCTTCTGATCACATTCGTGGTATATGTACGTCTTCTGGTACAGTTGGTCCCTCTATCAATTTCGGGTGTGCAGATGCTGCCGTAGTTTTTTCAGATGATGTATCCCTGGCAGATTCAGCAGCTACCGAACTGTCCAATGCAACAGGCATAGGACATGAGGGCGTGGAAAATGCGTTCGATACTATAAGTTCGATTATTAATATCGATGGTGCAGTCGTTATTCAGGGAGAGCACATGGGTATGTGGGGCACCATTCCTCAGATAACGCGTGCTGATATGCAATATGAATGTATTACAAAAGGCTGA
- a CDS encoding 4Fe-4S binding protein: MKIKISIESAIVAKPILAEAIIETGALLNISQAHYDTTHGEVVADIPSEQFGKIRDSLVKKGAEVVVLDTPISRDEEECVECGACISVCPVGVFSFADDWSLEVDTDKCIQCGTCLTMCPHNALVLGQ; the protein is encoded by the coding sequence ATGAAGATAAAGATAAGCATTGAATCTGCCATTGTTGCAAAACCGATATTGGCGGAGGCTATTATCGAAACCGGTGCTCTTCTGAACATTTCGCAGGCACACTATGACACCACTCATGGTGAGGTCGTAGCTGATATTCCTTCTGAACAGTTCGGGAAGATCCGGGATTCTCTTGTGAAGAAAGGTGCCGAAGTCGTAGTTCTTGATACTCCCATCAGCAGAGACGAGGAAGAATGTGTGGAATGCGGTGCATGCATATCTGTTTGTCCTGTAGGGGTATTTTCCTTTGCTGACGACTGGAGTCTGGAGGTCGATACTGACAAGTGCATCCAGTGTGGTACCTGTCTGACCATGTGCCCACATAATGCTCTGGTTCTTGGGCAGTGA
- a CDS encoding homocysteine biosynthesis protein yields the protein MVKKTIHEINGRIRDGSVNVVTAEEMVDIVGELGAEGAAKEVDVVTTGTFGAMCSSGVWLNFGHSEPPIRINKLWLNDVEAYSGVAAVDAYLGATQASRSKGLEYGGAHVIEDLIRGRSIDVHGTSPGTDCYPRTVIDTTINIYDLNQAIMLNPRNAYQKYNAATNSTNHTLNTYMGTLLPNHGNVTFSGAGVLSPMHNDPNYETIGTGTRIFLGGAQGYIVGEGTQHSPESGFGTLMLKGDLKEMSSEYIRAASFEGYGTSLYVGMGIPIPVLNEDIAKATAVTDDDIVTNLLDYGIPSSNRPAIRSVTYGELRSGSIDVNGKEVTTSSLSSFKKSRQIANELKDWIKSGEFFVSMPVERLPRDTACNSMKLSRVSPLVGDIMTSDVSIIQAEASFNDAAKTIMDKQFSHLPVVDKDNSLVGIVTAWDISKAVAKAEYDLVKDIMTKDVVTTSPDEAIDIAAFKLDSNNVSALPVIDAKKQVVGIITSDDISKLLARRQ from the coding sequence ATGGTCAAAAAAACAATACATGAGATCAATGGCAGGATTCGTGACGGTAGTGTCAATGTAGTGACTGCTGAAGAAATGGTAGATATCGTGGGTGAGTTAGGTGCAGAAGGTGCGGCAAAGGAAGTTGATGTCGTAACTACCGGTACTTTCGGAGCCATGTGTTCTTCCGGCGTATGGTTAAATTTTGGTCACTCGGAACCTCCTATCAGAATAAACAAGCTCTGGCTTAACGATGTTGAGGCTTATTCAGGTGTTGCTGCAGTCGATGCATACCTAGGGGCCACGCAGGCATCCCGTTCCAAAGGTCTGGAATACGGTGGTGCTCATGTCATAGAAGATCTAATCCGTGGCAGGTCCATCGATGTACATGGAACTTCTCCTGGAACGGACTGTTATCCACGAACGGTTATCGATACCACCATCAACATTTATGATCTGAATCAGGCTATTATGCTGAATCCTCGTAACGCATACCAGAAATACAACGCTGCTACTAATAGTACTAATCATACTCTGAATACCTATATGGGTACTCTACTGCCGAATCATGGCAATGTAACCTTCTCTGGTGCCGGAGTGCTTTCTCCAATGCACAATGATCCGAACTATGAGACCATAGGCACAGGCACACGTATCTTCCTTGGTGGTGCTCAGGGCTACATCGTAGGCGAAGGTACTCAACACTCTCCAGAATCAGGTTTTGGAACACTCATGCTTAAAGGTGATTTAAAGGAGATGAGCTCGGAATACATTCGTGCTGCCAGTTTTGAAGGATATGGAACTTCCCTTTATGTTGGAATGGGTATTCCAATACCGGTGCTCAATGAGGATATTGCAAAAGCCACTGCTGTAACGGATGACGATATCGTTACAAATCTTCTTGATTATGGTATTCCCAGCAGCAATCGTCCTGCTATCAGGTCTGTCACTTATGGCGAATTGCGTTCCGGTTCGATCGATGTCAATGGTAAGGAAGTAACGACCTCATCTCTCTCAAGTTTCAAGAAGTCCCGCCAGATCGCCAATGAACTTAAAGATTGGATAAAAAGCGGTGAGTTTTTTGTCAGCATGCCTGTGGAACGTCTTCCAAGGGATACTGCATGCAACTCGATGAAATTATCTCGTGTTAGTCCTCTGGTGGGGGATATCATGACTTCGGACGTTAGTATCATTCAGGCAGAAGCAAGCTTTAACGACGCTGCAAAAACCATCATGGATAAACAGTTCAGCCATCTTCCTGTGGTCGATAAGGATAATTCTCTTGTGGGTATCGTGACCGCATGGGATATTTCCAAAGCCGTTGCAAAAGCGGAATATGATCTTGTTAAAGATATCATGACAAAAGATGTGGTGACAACAAGCCCGGATGAAGCAATAGACATTGCAGCTTTCAAACTTGACAGCAACAATGTTTCTGCACTTCCTGTCATCGATGCAAAGAAACAAGTGGTTGGTATAATCACAAGCGATGATATCAGTAAACTGCTCGCAAGGAGGCAATAA
- a CDS encoding sensor histidine kinase translates to MNDEHKMLKGISSDLESALRQSLEEIKLSAETKIRLESVISKSPAVVFFWCAKDDRPVEFVTDNIERFGYSKEDFVTGTLLYDSIIHPDDRDGVKDIISESVNAGIDEFNCEYRIVTESNDIKWVYETTVIHRTTDSTVDHFYGILFDITGRKRAEQSIADHERDISVLYSAVTLASESLDIDDLLAEILMELGDLFKIDAGGVYIIDHDQYKANLRANIGTDDVLASTIHYSQNEDMFKNVTNLPKNTIVSDELIRQGSRFVTKTNLTFYLHSRDKVVGFVLLVLPPGYPLSEKNLQVLEHVGKHIGIAIENAQLFEKTQKAYDELRSLDNLKNEFFANLSHELKTPMISIKGFSELLGDGKFGPLNVEQKKANDAVVRNAERLKDLIDSLLYMCMEKEGKYKYDFVPLPIKRLILNSLEKARVQAGSNNIVFRDEIPENIPVIYGDEERLTTALNNILDNAVKFMLEGEVIVSVQDEADHIHLRIKDNGIGIPKNKVDKVFDSFYQVDGSLTRMYGGTGIGLHVSKRIIDVHNGKIWLKSLEGFGTTVHILLPK, encoded by the coding sequence ATGAATGATGAACATAAAATGCTTAAGGGTATAAGTAGTGATCTTGAATCTGCGCTTCGTCAATCCCTTGAAGAAATAAAATTGTCAGCCGAAACAAAAATTCGGTTAGAATCTGTTATTAGCAAGAGTCCTGCTGTTGTATTTTTCTGGTGTGCAAAAGATGACCGTCCGGTCGAGTTCGTGACCGATAACATTGAAAGGTTCGGTTACTCAAAAGAAGATTTTGTTACTGGCACATTACTTTATGACAGCATCATACATCCGGATGATCGTGATGGTGTCAAGGACATAATTTCGGAGTCTGTCAATGCCGGGATAGATGAGTTCAATTGTGAGTACAGGATCGTAACAGAATCCAATGATATAAAATGGGTCTATGAAACGACAGTGATACATCGAACAACTGATTCAACTGTCGATCACTTCTATGGTATCCTTTTTGACATAACTGGCCGAAAGCGTGCTGAACAATCGATTGCAGATCATGAACGTGATATTTCTGTACTTTATTCTGCTGTGACACTTGCATCAGAATCCCTTGATATTGATGATCTGCTTGCTGAAATTCTAATGGAACTTGGGGACCTTTTCAAGATCGATGCTGGCGGTGTCTACATAATCGATCATGATCAATATAAAGCAAACCTCAGGGCGAACATTGGTACGGATGATGTGCTTGCGTCTACTATCCACTATTCTCAGAATGAGGATATGTTCAAGAACGTGACTAACCTGCCTAAAAATACTATTGTTTCGGATGAGCTCATACGTCAAGGTTCTCGTTTTGTAACAAAAACAAATCTAACTTTTTATCTTCATTCGAGGGACAAGGTCGTAGGCTTTGTCCTGCTTGTACTTCCTCCCGGATATCCTCTATCTGAGAAGAACTTGCAGGTCCTTGAACATGTTGGAAAGCATATTGGTATCGCTATTGAGAATGCACAATTGTTCGAAAAGACTCAAAAAGCCTATGATGAACTAAGGTCGCTTGACAACCTTAAAAATGAATTCTTTGCAAACCTGAGCCATGAGCTAAAAACGCCCATGATCTCTATCAAAGGCTTCAGTGAGCTTCTGGGTGATGGTAAATTTGGTCCGCTTAATGTTGAACAGAAAAAAGCTAATGATGCAGTTGTGCGTAATGCGGAGCGATTGAAAGACCTTATCGATTCACTGCTTTATATGTGTATGGAAAAAGAGGGTAAGTATAAGTATGATTTTGTCCCCCTCCCCATCAAGAGATTAATTCTTAATTCCCTTGAAAAGGCCCGTGTTCAAGCTGGCAGCAACAACATTGTCTTCAGGGATGAAATTCCTGAAAATATTCCGGTCATCTATGGGGATGAAGAAAGGCTGACAACCGCATTGAACAATATTTTGGACAATGCTGTGAAATTTATGTTGGAAGGGGAAGTTATCGTCTCGGTACAAGATGAAGCTGATCATATCCATCTTCGGATCAAGGACAATGGCATCGGAATTCCAAAAAACAAAGTGGATAAGGTATTTGACAGCTTCTACCAGGTCGATGGTTCACTTACTCGGATGTATGGTGGGACTGGTATAGGTTTGCATGTATCAAAAAGGATCATTGATGTGCATAATGGAAAGATCTGGTTGAAGAGTCTGGAAGGGTTTGGTACGACAGTCCATATACTGTTACCAAAATGA
- a CDS encoding peptidylprolyl isomerase — translation MAIEKGDIIKVSYTGKFGGDQIFDTTDEELAKANEIYNPRGMYGGDVVIVGAGHTIAGLDEDFAGKEVGHSGTVIIAPEKGFGEHDPKLVENISLTKFKDQKAFPGMNVELDDKRGTVVKVIGRRVRVDFNHPLAGKDINYEYSIDEKIEEPIEKVKGLLALYTGVPDLEVAIEDNKVSIEVPAMLSFNQRWLMAKGRVASELIEHLGLEKVSYIESYPVQMPTPVVEEANEEEVTESEE, via the coding sequence TTGGCAATAGAAAAAGGAGATATCATTAAAGTATCATACACCGGAAAGTTCGGTGGAGACCAGATCTTTGATACGACCGACGAAGAGCTTGCAAAGGCAAACGAGATCTATAATCCACGCGGCATGTACGGTGGAGATGTAGTTATCGTAGGCGCAGGACACACCATTGCAGGTCTTGATGAAGACTTTGCGGGTAAAGAGGTCGGCCACTCAGGCACAGTTATTATTGCACCTGAGAAAGGTTTTGGCGAACATGACCCAAAGCTTGTGGAGAACATATCCCTGACAAAGTTCAAGGACCAGAAAGCATTCCCTGGCATGAATGTTGAGCTTGATGATAAAAGAGGAACTGTTGTAAAAGTCATCGGTCGCAGAGTACGTGTCGATTTCAACCACCCGCTCGCAGGAAAAGATATCAACTACGAATACTCCATTGACGAGAAGATCGAGGAACCTATAGAGAAAGTAAAAGGCCTCCTTGCACTATATACAGGTGTTCCTGACCTCGAGGTTGCTATCGAGGACAACAAAGTATCCATTGAGGTACCTGCAATGCTTTCATTCAACCAGCGCTGGTTAATGGCAAAGGGAAGAGTAGCAAGCGAACTTATAGAGCACCTTGGCCTCGAAAAAGTAAGCTACATCGAATCATACCCAGTTCAGATGCCTACACCGGTTGTTGAAGAAGCAAACGAAGAAGAAGTAACAGAAAGTGAAGAGTAA
- a CDS encoding PGF-pre-PGF domain-containing protein gives MVLGISVQASVPSFTNLDNSTIEEQNISIMDNDLAITNSDGTGYGDGYIEFILSNSNSYDDFDLNSSSSPNSNGEISINGSDVFVGTGSGVVKIGIINATYDGQDGQKLRVDFVTETASLPTNNNFETGNMDGWAINSSISSIPDTPELRAVMYETVDGNPDVGGGYDFNNILDSASQFATADTDASQGTYSLKLSNRGTTNLGFGYIWGPSAISSNFSAAAGDRILFDWMATQTSDYYVAYAILIDNTNSETSILFADQGSSSTWQTQQVLVAKNSSDLQFKFILGSYDNSGGRAVGATMRIDNIRAQLLTDDIVSSLARSLTYNYTDSSPSGDVISGRTYTITVKDGDGELASGTSTLFVYGNAPVFNSADNYSVAENETSLALMLYDTQADNGDGGLNDSNITYLFAGGDGQSLFAIDSDDGEIRLTSLGTVTLDYEAKTNYTLQVLVTDQQAANNTLIENVTVNVIDANDPAIAASPLSQGAVNGTYVPMIPEFSWTFSDINAGDGQAAYQLLVSSSSSNLTSENGDMWDTGKLMSSSSNNITYNGSSLNGGQTYYWKVKLWDSYDDTRFYCPGQTFSTRGPSLILGNVVSIEQDWGINFNIDHSVTSTETDADNVNVTYNVPWLTGSSLGSINTDDLKWCNHTLLNSTVAENVIRVYSNTTQTSASNDSEVFYINITKRDIEVVISPSSQSIAPGATIWVSATVEGEYGETFIGNAVFLRDGIGIGTTQAVTDGNASFNTTESSLGTHIFSIEFYNTTLYHNTSAVSLVTVSDPQTSDNGVRVHTKLGQPSENVRSTVSELKHVMGGNKVEFTFSAGDAPVLGVSFDAKDNEGVVVASVQVLNEVPDDVGSPSGISYEFMSINVGSDGMISEHNADNIVINFKVSREWIKENNIDPSTIRLSRYHEVWQDLPSSQTRDDDEFLYFVAYTPGFSFFSIVGDEVGTSVSEEEVVITPQQTIEDEEPVEKDKPILAVFGIAIVLGMATVIVSKRNKK, from the coding sequence GTGGTACTCGGTATATCTGTACAAGCATCTGTTCCGAGTTTTACAAATTTAGACAATTCAACGATCGAAGAGCAGAATATATCGATCATGGACAATGATCTTGCTATCACTAATTCAGATGGGACTGGTTATGGTGATGGGTATATTGAGTTTATCCTTAGCAATTCTAATTCTTATGATGATTTTGATCTAAACAGTTCTTCTTCTCCGAATTCAAATGGTGAAATTTCCATCAATGGTAGTGATGTTTTTGTTGGGACTGGCAGTGGAGTTGTTAAAATCGGTATCATTAATGCAACATATGATGGTCAGGATGGTCAAAAACTCCGAGTTGATTTCGTAACAGAAACAGCAAGTTTGCCCACTAATAATAATTTTGAAACCGGTAATATGGATGGATGGGCTATCAATTCAAGTATATCTTCTATCCCGGACACTCCTGAACTAAGAGCAGTTATGTACGAAACTGTTGACGGTAATCCTGATGTTGGGGGGGGCTATGATTTCAACAACATATTGGATAGTGCTAGTCAATTTGCAACTGCAGATACTGATGCTAGTCAGGGGACCTACAGTTTGAAACTATCCAATCGTGGGACTACTAACCTGGGTTTTGGTTATATTTGGGGTCCTTCCGCAATAAGTTCAAACTTTTCAGCTGCTGCGGGGGATAGAATATTGTTTGATTGGATGGCAACTCAAACAAGCGATTATTATGTGGCCTATGCAATACTGATTGACAACACTAACTCTGAGACCAGCATATTGTTTGCAGACCAGGGGTCAAGCAGCACATGGCAAACTCAGCAGGTACTTGTAGCAAAGAACAGTTCTGATCTACAATTTAAATTTATTCTTGGTAGTTATGATAATAGTGGTGGGAGGGCAGTTGGTGCAACAATGCGTATTGATAATATTCGAGCGCAGTTGTTGACTGATGACATCGTTAGTTCCTTAGCTCGTTCACTGACTTACAATTACACTGACAGTAGTCCTTCAGGTGATGTTATTTCAGGCAGAACCTATACTATCACAGTTAAAGATGGGGATGGGGAACTTGCTTCTGGCACTTCTACACTGTTTGTCTATGGCAATGCTCCAGTGTTTAATTCTGCTGATAATTATTCAGTAGCTGAAAATGAAACGAGTTTGGCATTAATGTTGTATGATACACAAGCAGACAATGGTGATGGTGGTCTAAATGATTCCAATATCACATATTTATTTGCAGGAGGGGATGGACAAAGTCTGTTTGCCATCGACTCAGATGATGGTGAAATACGTCTGACTTCCTTGGGTACTGTCACTTTGGACTATGAGGCAAAAACAAACTATACTCTTCAGGTCCTTGTGACCGATCAGCAAGCTGCTAATAACACACTCATTGAAAACGTCACAGTCAATGTAATTGATGCCAATGACCCTGCAATAGCCGCGTCACCACTCTCCCAGGGTGCAGTTAATGGTACATACGTTCCTATGATCCCTGAATTTAGCTGGACCTTCTCTGATATCAATGCTGGCGATGGCCAGGCTGCTTATCAGTTGCTCGTATCATCTTCATCTTCAAATCTAACGTCCGAAAATGGTGATATGTGGGATACAGGTAAATTGATGAGTAGCTCATCAAATAACATTACTTACAATGGTTCCTCTCTAAATGGGGGACAAACATATTACTGGAAAGTAAAATTATGGGATTCCTATGACGATACGCGTTTTTATTGCCCTGGACAAACGTTTTCAACACGTGGTCCATCACTTATCCTTGGAAATGTTGTTAGCATTGAACAGGACTGGGGAATCAATTTCAACATAGATCATTCTGTAACTAGCACTGAAACAGATGCTGACAATGTTAATGTTACTTATAATGTTCCGTGGTTAACTGGTTCTTCCTTGGGATCAATTAACACTGATGACTTGAAGTGGTGCAATCATACATTGTTGAACTCAACGGTCGCAGAGAACGTCATTAGGGTCTATTCTAATACTACACAAACCAGTGCATCCAATGATTCTGAAGTATTCTACATAAACATCACTAAACGAGATATTGAGGTTGTAATTTCACCTTCTTCTCAATCTATTGCTCCAGGTGCTACTATATGGGTAAGTGCAACTGTGGAAGGGGAATATGGTGAAACTTTCATTGGGAATGCAGTGTTCTTGAGGGATGGTATTGGAATTGGCACAACACAAGCAGTTACTGATGGGAATGCAAGTTTTAATACAACAGAATCTTCGTTGGGAACACACATCTTCTCGATCGAGTTCTATAATACGACACTTTACCACAACACTTCTGCTGTCTCCTTGGTCACAGTAAGTGATCCACAAACAAGTGATAATGGAGTAAGGGTTCATACAAAGTTAGGTCAACCTTCTGAAAATGTTAGGTCAACAGTTTCCGAACTGAAACATGTCATGGGTGGCAATAAGGTAGAGTTTACGTTCTCGGCTGGTGATGCTCCTGTCCTTGGGGTCAGCTTTGATGCAAAAGACAATGAAGGTGTTGTTGTTGCATCCGTTCAGGTGTTGAATGAAGTTCCCGATGACGTTGGGTCGCCATCTGGTATATCCTATGAGTTCATGAGCATTAATGTTGGATCTGATGGAATGATCTCAGAACACAATGCTGACAATATCGTAATCAACTTTAAAGTTAGTCGGGAATGGATCAAAGAAAATAACATTGATCCATCTACAATAAGACTTTCACGATATCATGAGGTGTGGCAAGATCTTCCTTCTTCACAGACCCGGGATGACGATGAGTTCCTTTACTTCGTTGCTTATACTCCGGGCTTCTCATTTTTCTCCATTGTCGGAGATGAAGTTGGAACCAGTGTGTCTGAAGAGGAGGTCGTCATAACTCCACAACAGACAATAGAGGACGAAGAACCGGTTGAAAAGGATAAACCAATACTTGCAGTATTTGGCATAGCAATTGTATTGGGAATGGCGACAGTGATAGTAAGCAAAAGAAATAAAAAATGA